Genomic segment of Kibdelosporangium phytohabitans:
TTTTGCGCGCCCTTGGCGTGGCCGGGCACGACATTCCGGACACCACAACCGAACGCGCCGTGCTGTACCGGACACTGACCGCCGGGCGCGCAGTGGCGGTGCTGCTGGACGACGCCATGACCGCCGACCAGATCTCATACCTCGTCCCCTCGTCATCCGCTAGCAGGGTGATCGTCACCAGTCGACGGCCACTGATCGGACTGCACGCCGCTACCGTCATCCGTGTCCGGCCGCTCGACGAGAACAGCTCGTCGGACCTGCTTCGGCAGTATCTCGGTCCGGACGCCGGCGCGACCGAACAGGACATTGCGCGACTCGCGCCGTCCTTGGGCGGATCACCGTTGGCCCTGCGCATCGCGGCCGGACTGGTGACCTCCGGTGCTTGTTCTGGGTTGGCGTGGATCGACGCGCACCTGCGAAATGTCACGTCCCCGGTGTTCGTAGACGTCTCCGTGCCGAGTGCCGTGCGAGCCGTGCTCGACGTCGCATACCAGGCCCTGCCACCTCCCGCAGCCGACGTGTATCAATACGTCGGACGCACGCCTGGAACGGTCTGTTGCGCCGACCTTCTGGCCGTCGCGCTGGATACCAGCGCGGACGCGGCACGCGACGCGATCGACGTGCTGACCCGGGCAGGTCTCCTGACCGCGGTCGGCGAGGGGCACGTTCGACTGCGTCCCGTCGTGGGCACGCACGCGTTCGCCGTGGCCCAGCCATGGCGTTCACCGTCGACCCGGAAAGACGACTGGCTGCGCGCGATGCGGTGGCGCGTGTCCGCGGTGCACGTCGCGACCCGTGCGGTGCTGCCTCATCTACCGCTCATCACAGAGCCGGACCACCGCGGCGACCGATTCCTCCTTCCTCACGGACTGACCGATCGTGAAGTCGCACTGCGGTGGTTGGATACTTACCGCAACCAGATGCTGCGCTGGGCAGAGGCCGCGGAACAGAAGGAACAGTGGCACGCCGCGCTCCAGTTCGCCGACGCCCTCCATGCTGTGTATCTGTACTTTCACGACTACCGTGCCGCAGCGGACATTCACACGCTCGGCGTGCGCGCCACCCACGCCCTCCGTGCCCCCGACATCGAGTTCCAGATGCGCAAACGCAGGGCCCGCACGCTGATCCGGCTCGGTCACCTTGGTCCCGCCGACACCGAGATCGAACGTATGCGAGAAAGCGCCATCGGCCACGACCTGCGCTCCGCCGGCCTGCACCGAACCCGGGGCATGCTGCACGTCGCGGCCGGACTGCTTACTGAGGCATCTGCCTGTTTCGGAGACGCGTGGAACATGGTGCGGGATTTGCACCAGCCACGCACCGAAGGTGTGATCCTCACCCACCTGGCCGCCGTCATGGCCGACCTCGGAGAGCCAGTTGCTATCGAACACGCCGAACGTGCCACGTCACTTCTGACGCGGCTGCCTGTCCCGGATGAGATCGGGGTCGCACGAGCCCGCCTCGTGCTTGCATTGATCCACATCCACAATGGACCACAGAGCTCAGCGGTGGCCGAGCTGCGGTCAGCGATGACAGCGCTGGCTGCCTGTGGATCCGCCGCCGACATCGCCCGCGGCCACGACGCCGTCGCCGAACTCCGCACCGCCGAGGGCGACCACATGGCTGCCGCCGTGCACCGCGACACAGCTCACGCCCTGCGTACAGGTGGCGCCGTCGCGACGAGGTGGACCCCATGAGCCACACCATCCGACGTAGGGCGCACACCGGTGCCCTCCGATCAGCCGCTGTCGGCGCCGGAGGACGAACTCGACCAACGGGATCCGTGTCGTGACCAGCAACCGCGAACCCACCGTCGGCCTTGAGCACTTGGTGGCCTTGCACCCAGGTGCCGAGATCACCGCGGTGCCCTTGGCCGCCGCGACCCACCAGGCCCTCGACGAGGTCCGTCGCGGACTCGCCGACCTGGTGGCCCAGGGTCTGCTCCTGCCGATCGGTGTCGACCGGTACCACCGCATCCTGGATGGGCATGGCCTCTCCAAATACGTCACCACGGCACATCCGGTTCGCCGGGCGATGATTGCCTGGTATCTGACCCACGCCGCCGCCGCGGACGTGGCGATCAACCCACACTCGCGTCGGTACAGCCCGGTTTATCAGGGCCTCACAGCACATCCGTTCCCAACGGCCAGGGCGGCGCACACCTGGTGGGCACACGCGCAGAGCAATATCGTTGCCGCCCAGCAGGTTGCGTCCGACGAGGGTTGGGACGACCTGGTCTATCAGCTTGCCGAGGCCGTGTGGAATCCGCTCCGTGCGACATACTCCGACGACCTCGTGCACACCCTGCGGGTGGGTGTGCACGCCGCTCGCCGCAGTGCGCATCTGCTGGAAACAGTGTTCCACGCCCGCCTCGCCTACGCCGAGTCCGTTCGTCAGCGCCATGAGTCCGCGATCGCCGCAGCGACCCACGCTGTTCATCAGGCCAGTACGTGTGGCGACAGCGGTGTCCAGGCGATGGCGCTGTCCGCCCGCGCTCACGCGCACCTCGCTGCGGGACAATCCGATCCGGCGTTGGCCGATCTCACTGCCGCGCTGCCCCTTGAGCAGAAATCCGGCAGCACACGGCGGATGGCACTGTGGCGGCGCCGGATGGGCCGAGTGTATACCGCGACCGGCGACTACAACCTGGCGATCCAGCACCTGCACGAGGCGGCACGACTGCTCGACGGCACCGGCGACCACCTGACGCACGCCCGGACGCTCACCCATCTGGCCGAGACTCGCCTCCGCACTGGACAACCGATACAAGCACTGATCGCCCTACGCCTCATCAAGAGCACAGCGATATCGGACGCGACACCCCGCTACCGCGTGCACGCGCTGACGATCGAAGGACAGGCCCACGCCCAGCGCGGCGACACCACCCTCGCCGACCACGCCTATTCCCAAGCGATCGCGCTCTGCGACCTGCACCTGCCCGAATCCACCCGCGACCGCACACACGTGCACCATCTGCGTGATCAACAGGCCGGTACCTCTCGCCCCCGCTGGCCTGCCGACGACCTCACCCTCCAGTAGCCCCAAACCTTGACCCGCACACCGCTGCCCTCTCTCCATACAGAGCACAAGCACCTGCACGAAAGGAACACGCCATGGATGGAACCATCATCGCCGTGTACGTCGCGATCGCCATACTCTCCGCCGTGACCCTGCGCGAGGCGATCCTGCCGCTGCTGCGATCTCGTCCTCGCCGAGCGACCGCGGTCGCCGTGACCGTCGCCATCCTGTGGCCGGCGTCCCCCGTGTTGCTGATAGCCACCTATATTCCGGATGGACCAGACATGCTCAGCCGCATCGTGCTCGGATCCACGAGTCACCGCGCCACGTGACGGTCCACCAAGGTGTGCGGTCACCGCGACACAGGCCGCTGGCGGCTCCGAAAGCATGCTGGACAGCCCTTTGACGATCCCGGCACCGTCGCCAGCACCGCTGCATCGAGGAACGATCGCCGACCGCAACACCATCTACAGCGGACGACAAACCTACGAAAGGAACCAGTTTCCCATGCCTCCAAGCTTCACCATCACCTACATTGTGATCGGCGGTTACCTCGGCGCCGTCGTGTCGGCGGCCACACGCGGTAAGTGGACTTCAGGATCAAAGTGGTCGGAAGTCGGACAGCCCGTAGCGGTCACCATGGCGTGCGCGATGCTCTGGCCAGGCATGGTCATCCTGCTATTCATTAGTCACTTTCCAGCAGGGCGTGCCGTGCTGGATCGCATCCTGTTCGGCCCCGGTGCCCGCGACAATGAGTAGGCGAAGAACATCGATGGCGGTCAAACGGCACGCCGTGCTGCGAGTACTGCACGCTCATCCCGACGCGGCACTCTGTGGCTGGCATATCCACGCTCTCACAGGATGGCTGCCGCCCAGTACCTACCCGGTTCTCCTCAAGCTTCAATACCAAGGACTGGTGCGTGCGCACTGGGGGACTCGCCATACGGACGAGCCGTGCCGGCCGCGGACTCGCTACTACCGCATCACCACGGCTGGGATCGCCCACGTAGGCGCAGTTGCTGGCACCCGCTCAGTGCCCCGACGGCGCTGGTTGATCGCGGGCGCCGCTCGGCTCCGATGGTCACGTCGCAACAGGAAGGCGATGTCCACTGCCGCACGCGGCCCTGATGTCGCCCCGTGGCGAGTTCCACCGTGCGCGGCCTGCCCGCGTCATCTTGTCCAGGACATGCAGCCGGAACCTCCTAGACGCCTACGATCTCGCCGGACAAGATCACGTTTCGAACGTTCGACGTGTGCTGACGCGGAGGGTACGCCCGGTCGTGATGCAACGCGCGGCGCGCAGGTGTGTCAATACGAAGTCCACTGAGTGCGACGTCGCTTTCACCTCAGGGCACGGTGATGGAGCTGGTGACGTTCGCATCAGCCCATACAGTAGCGCGACGATCAGGATTGGTGCCCTTTTCCGTGATGGCGTCGTCCTTACCGTTGACAGAGGTTCACAATGGACTCCGCAGGCTTTCAACCAGACGTCCTCATTCAGAACGTGACGTCCGCAGGTCCGCTTCCG
This window contains:
- a CDS encoding tetratricopeptide repeat protein, with amino-acid sequence MAAATHQALDEVRRGLADLVAQGLLLPIGVDRYHRILDGHGLSKYVTTAHPVRRAMIAWYLTHAAAADVAINPHSRRYSPVYQGLTAHPFPTARAAHTWWAHAQSNIVAAQQVASDEGWDDLVYQLAEAVWNPLRATYSDDLVHTLRVGVHAARRSAHLLETVFHARLAYAESVRQRHESAIAAATHAVHQASTCGDSGVQAMALSARAHAHLAAGQSDPALADLTAALPLEQKSGSTRRMALWRRRMGRVYTATGDYNLAIQHLHEAARLLDGTGDHLTHARTLTHLAETRLRTGQPIQALIALRLIKSTAISDATPRYRVHALTIEGQAHAQRGDTTLADHAYSQAIALCDLHLPESTRDRTHVHHLRDQQAGTSRPRWPADDLTLQ
- a CDS encoding helix-turn-helix domain-containing protein is translated as MTIHTLSASDWDMTVAAVLSNILHTARKAARLTRPDVASALDVSLDTVAAFESGAELPSPQRLAAVAELYGTTPSALADATIARFASAGVQLDTTTVDLAKLSRSTDPALSHPRSWAQLCLTLHLYRAEKIVHAQLDTNIVRDLLHVRTTPSHAQGRRTVLDNPHRRATVRDALTEFPDLMLGAAVSTVGCTRRTTTDALVGRYRTAGDVDGQRRLHDTGYLVAVPWQLTPPPAEFSHRMTELAQLDTARSTVIQLTGDAGIGKSALARRWIHQQTETGRFADGHLHAELTGPSGQPVSPTEVLDRFLRALGVAGHDIPDTTTERAVLYRTLTAGRAVAVLLDDAMTADQISYLVPSSSASRVIVTSRRPLIGLHAATVIRVRPLDENSSSDLLRQYLGPDAGATEQDIARLAPSLGGSPLALRIAAGLVTSGACSGLAWIDAHLRNVTSPVFVDVSVPSAVRAVLDVAYQALPPPAADVYQYVGRTPGTVCCADLLAVALDTSADAARDAIDVLTRAGLLTAVGEGHVRLRPVVGTHAFAVAQPWRSPSTRKDDWLRAMRWRVSAVHVATRAVLPHLPLITEPDHRGDRFLLPHGLTDREVALRWLDTYRNQMLRWAEAAEQKEQWHAALQFADALHAVYLYFHDYRAAADIHTLGVRATHALRAPDIEFQMRKRRARTLIRLGHLGPADTEIERMRESAIGHDLRSAGLHRTRGMLHVAAGLLTEASACFGDAWNMVRDLHQPRTEGVILTHLAAVMADLGEPVAIEHAERATSLLTRLPVPDEIGVARARLVLALIHIHNGPQSSAVAELRSAMTALAACGSAADIARGHDAVAELRTAEGDHMAAAVHRDTAHALRTGGAVATRWTP